The Astatotilapia calliptera chromosome 19, fAstCal1.2, whole genome shotgun sequence DNA segment AAGCATAGTTCACAAATTTCCAGCGGGACTGAGGTTTACTTTGGGAAGGCCGTTCCAGAAGCTTAATTTTAGCCTGCTTTTTCCGTTCCCATAGGACTGTTGTCCTATGGGAAAGCTAGACCCAACTGTGTCTAGCTTTTGAGTTGAGGTGAAGTAGAAGAATGTGGAGGTAGGCCTAGTTCTTTGCACTTTGTGAAATGAACTAGTTCAACTGacagcaaaacagctccagagaATGAACCACCATCATTTACATTTGGTACCCtacagtgtttttatatttgaaagTCTCACCTCTGCTCCTCCAAACATACCTCTTGTAATTGTGGCCAAATCGGTCAGACTTTCTCTTGCCTGACAAtccatttttttctccagaAGGCATTTGACTTGTTCATGTGGTCAGCGTCACATTTCAGTCAAGCTTGAAGGTGTTGATTTTGGAGTAGCTGCGTCTTTCAGCACCCTCTCCGTCTACAGATATGTAAAACTGTCTTCACTGTGGACCGTGACACTGTGTTTCaacagtttccagttcatggcaggCATGAGCCCAGGTGCTTCTTGGGTTGTTTCTAACATCTTAACcaatttttttctcatctgaGGATGACAATTTTGGTCTTCCTCCAGTCCTTGGCGATTACGTACAGCTGTTTGAAGTGAAATCTTGGAATATGCAGTTATTTTGAAGTGGTTCCGAAATACCTTTGCCTCTTCtatgtaattttctttcttattttcactGAGTTCCTTGGACTTTTCTATTGTTATGAGAATTGGTCAATCCAATGTGTGCTGTCAAATAAATCCTTTATATgctggcaaagagaaactaccagaTGTAGTCAATTGTGATTACCAATGAGAACTTAATAGGCCATGGCCAGTTACTAGATGCTGTAGAACCTTCAAACACCACTTATTAAAATACATGGTGAgtgcatttatatatttaaggCTGTATGTCTATTTTTGATCCAGTGTGGattagaaaaagcaaaaatagattaaaaattttcacccaatttttgtttttaaaaataattaaagttgTATGCAGTACAATCATTTAAAGCCCAATTCAAATGTCAAAGATAATCTAAAATTTAGCATATGTGAACAATGTAGAAGGTTAAAGTTCACAGTGATACGTCGCACACTCTTCAGTGtagaaaacagatgaaaagcaaaatattcCACGATGGCGGGGATTATTTTTGAAAGAATGAGGATTATTCACAGCGCTGCAGCTTAAACAGTGGATTAGGCAGGGTTCGTATGACTTTAATGTCGACTCACAAaaataatgaacaaataaataaataaataaatgtgtgtccCCTCCCCTTTAATCCAGTCCGCCGTGGCTGTGTGGTGTGTCGGAGACGGTCTGCTCCAGTGTCTCCTCTGGTCCGGCTAGCATTAGCTGTCTGACCTGCTTGGCTCCGAAGCAAATTTTAGCGATTGCATATGTTTTACTTTGAGGCTGGACAGCATTAACACTAAAACCCGGATGGTAACCACAAAGACATAACTGGAACGGGTGACCGTCAATGCAAAGAAAAAGGGTGAGCCTAAAGAAGTAACGTTAGCAGAAACTGACGGTAGCTGCTACTCGGCTAACTTAGCTTAGACCTGTTAACACTGCAGTGACTCATATTTAACTGCACACCTCAATACTCCAACTCATAACTTCTTAAACTAAAAGACAGTAGGATTCGTTAGCTGTTAAGGTCTTTAAGAGTATTTTTTTAGGAGGGAAATGCTACCCTTAATCCAGTGTTATCAGAAAGTGATTGATTGAACACCTTTAATTTACAACCTAATGCTAACTAGCGATTGTCAGTGGACGCTGAGATCTGCTTTGCTGTTTATTAAACCAGAGGAAATCTTATGCAAGCTAACCACACGGGTTTAAGATTAGGGGTTAATCTTGCCTAACCTGTTGAGTATATTGTTGTAACAATAGCTCTCTGTTTTGGGGGTGACTTTGTCAGggaatataagataagataagataacctttattagtcccacacgtgggaaatttgttttgtcacagcaggaagtggacagtgcaaaagttatgatgcaaaaattagaatacaataagaataaatacagtacacagctgtacagaatagaataaaataatatactatatacagtagaataaaatagaataaaaatatacaataagataaaaatagaatacgaatgctatatacaactgagtaaaaatacaacgatgccagtaaagattattgcacttagtgttattgcacatgtgtggatgtgtgtgtttgttcagttaaagtctttgttgtggagtctgacagcagtggggaggaaagacctgcgaaatctctccatcccacaccgtgggtgccgcagtctcccactgaaggagctgctcagtgctgtcacagtctgctgcatggggtgggagacgttgtccaacagggatgacagcttagccgccattctcctgtcactcaccacctccactgggtccagagggcatcctagaacagagctggcccttcggatcaccctgttcagtctcttcctgtccccagcagagatgctgccgccccagcagaccacaccataaaagatagcagaagccaccacagagtcatagaaggtcttcaggagtgggccctccaccccaaacgacctgagtctccgcagcaggtacagcctgctctgccctttcctgtagagggcgtctgagttatgagtccagtccagtctgttgttcagatgaacaccaaggtacctgtagctgtccacagcctcaatgtccataccctggatgttcagtggttgcagtggagaatgcttgtgcctgcggaagtctaccaccagctccttggttttactggcattgatctggaggtagttcagctggcaccagtccacaaagtcttgagtcagtcctctgtactccttgtcgtccccatcagtgatgaggccgactattgcagagtcatcagagaatttctgcaggaagcactgggtggaattgtgggagaagtctgcagtgtagatggtgaagaggaacggagccagaaccgttccctgtggggcccccgtactgcagacgaccctgtccgacacacagccctgagtcctcacatactgtggtcggtcggtgaggtagtccaggatccaggtagtgaggtgatggtccactccagagttcaccagcttgtcctttagaaccgagggaagaatggtgttgaaggcactggagaaatcaaagaacatgattctcacagtgcttccagcggtctccaggtgagcgagggaacgatgtaggaggtgaatgacggcatcatccgctccaatgccaggctggtaggcaaactgaagtgggtccagtgatgagcttgttaggcgccgaagctgagccaggaccaaccgctccagggtcttcatcaggtgggatgtcagagccaccagcctgtagctgttgaggtccttggggcgtgaagtctttggcactggtacaacacaggaggttttccagagctgtgggactcttcccaacctcaggctcaggttgaagaggtgctccatcaccccacacagttggtccgcgcaggacctgacgaccctcgagctgatgccatctgggcccgctgccttcttgccattaatcctcctcagttccctcctaacctgggtggttgagagagacaggctggagccttgtgttgagtgtgtattggatgctgttgttgggggtggggaggagtgagcagggagaatagaggaggtgtgaagtgtctgaggtggaacagcagcagtgggggtgggtgagtctgcagccgatgttgtagactgtctcatggttgaatcaaatctgttgaagaaatgattcagttcatttgcccacctcacatccctcccaggcagagagttctgctgtttgtggcctgagatggttctgaggcctctccagacttcaccaacgttgttttgctgaagctggttctccatcttctgcctgtagctgtccttcccattccttataGGTCCCCTcaactctctctgcacccttttcaactcctctttggatttgaaggccctcctcttctgcttgaggacagctttaatttctggggtaatccaaggtttgttgttggagaaacaccgtacagtcctggtaggtacggtgttatccacacagaaattaatatagtcagtaatgcatgtagtaaggctgtcgatgtcctctCCATGGTCGTCACagatcacctcccacacagtcgactcaaaacagtccttaagagcctcctcgctctcctctgaccatctctgcactgtgcgggtggctggtggcaccctgcgcactaagggctcatacacagggacaaggtgcaccaggttgtgGTCAGATTTGCccaggggagggagaggtgatgaactgtatgcctcttcagcattggcatacagtaagtccagtgttttattgtctctggttgagcaggtcacatactgggtgaaggtgggcagtgtggagtccaaagaggcatgattgaagtcccctgatattatgagaagggctctcggagattgtgtttgcagtctgctgaccacTGAGTGGAGAGTGTCACAGGCTGCATCCGCGTTGGCCGAGGGGGGGGACATACGCTGTTATTGCGATAACATGCGAGAATTCCCGGGGCAGATAGTACGGACGCATGCTAACGGCTAACAGCtcaatgtctctgctgcagagttgttctttcacagtgatgtgcccagggttacaccatctgtcgttcacaaaaactgccagtccccctcctttcctcttaccGCTCTCTCTCGTCCTGTCCGCTCGCAGCATCTGAAATCCCGGTAGTGTCACGCTTGTGTCCGGAGTTAGCGGTGTTAGCCACGACTCCgttagcatcatgatgctacattGCCGGTACTCCCTCTGTGACCAGGTTAGCGACGTGAGCTCATCCATCTTATTGGGCAAAGATCTTACGTTTCCAATGATTACAGAAGGAAGAGATGGTCGATAACGTCTCCTTCTCGGGCGACGGCGCTCCTTCCCAGCACGACACCCCcgtcttttcctcctcagctcGCTGGGAATGTCGGGTCTGTCCGCCGGCAGTACCGCTGCGGGACGCAGCGCTAACAGCTGATCCTTAGTTATAAAAAATTACGAGaagaaaagataagaaagaaagaaactcagaatgagcagagctgctgtaacaggctgccGCACATGGGGGGCGCCGGAAACAAAGGTGGAAGAAAtttgtgcagatttgtgcaTTTCTGTTAAGTAAGATGGTGCAGCTGAAATGGCCAATTTAATAATCACTAAACAGTCCCTACAATGTGATATTTACTACTTCATCCCCACAGATCCATGGCAAAGTGGCTGAAGGACTACCTGAACTTTGGCAGCAGGCGTGATCCTCCACAACCCCCGAGACCAGATTACAGCGAGAGCGAGATTTTGAGGGCCTACAGAGCTCAGAAGGAGCTAGATTTTGAGGACCCGTACCAGCACACTGATAAGGAGCATCAGAATGGTGGTTTCGGCTCCTGTAATGCCACTGTGAGCCTTCCCTCTTTCCCTGCATTTGGTTCAGCGCTGCCTAATGGTGTAGAGGTATGACTTGGACTCCTTTTTTTACAGTCATGCGCACATGCAGCTTATGTTCCCTCCTCAAAAAAGCCATGTGTCCCTACATAAATTGCCTCACAATGACCACTTTTAAATGCACATGCTCCAAAAAAGATATGCGCCTGTTTGGGTGATGTTCGATTCATTATCTAATGTGTTCTCTATCCATGTCTTACATTTAGGTAAAACTTGTgtctccaaaacacagactgattAAAGTGGACTCTCAGGAATTTGGTCGCTGTAAAGTCCCTCTGAGCCCTGTGACTGTTCAGGAGGAACCTGTAAGCATTGTTATTTCAGACAATCACAATCTCAAAACACTGAGGTCCAATGTCATTGCATTTAATTTGTGTAATTCGCTTTGTTTCTATCCCCCCCACTAAGGTGGTTCCCTCTGCCCCAGCAGCGTCAGAGGCCGACGCAGATTACTCGGATCCTTTTGACGCACATCCACACCCAAGAGCCAGAACAAACTGGGAGCCCAAATCTGCACCAGCAGACTGCTGCAGTTACATGGAGCCATTTGAGGCCCAGCGAATCATTTCAGGTTTCCTCTACATAAAAGTTGATACTTGTATATGGTGAAATACTTACCGTACCATAAATAATTCACATTTATTGTGCATTTTATTGAGGTACAAGTGTTTTGGGAAGAAATACTTACCCAATTCTTAGGAGGGGTAAAGGTGAAAAGTTTTCACCTTCTATGTTTCCTGTGCAGAACTACAGCACAACATGATGGCCAACCGGTCTGGGAGTGGAGATGGCAGTCAGCTATATGACAACCCATATGAGGAGAGGACTCGGTACCACCATCGAGCTGGTCCGCCTCAGAAGGTTGAGGGTGGGGTGATAGACAGCAAGGAGAGCAGGCTGCCTCAGGATGACGAGAGGCCGGCTGATGAATACGACCAGCCGTGGGAGTGGAAGAAGGACAACATCTCTAAAGCCCTAGCAGGTAAATTGGGGATTTCCTGGtatctgtcagtgcgccccagggcggctgtgactacaatgtagcttgccatcaccagtgtgtgaatgtgtgtgtgaatgggtggatgactggatgtgtaaagcgctttggggtccttagggactagtaaagcgctatacaaatacaggccatttattacAGTTCTGTAACTACTTGTCTTTGACGTatcattttctctctgtgtgcccATAGTTCAGTTTGAAGGGACTGAAAGAGAGCGATCACGAGGTCACACAGAACAGTCCAGGCTTACCATGACAGGCGCCACATCAGAGGCAACTACACTCCGTCTTGTAGGTGACACTCCTTCGCTCTTGGGAGAGAGGGTGGATCCATCTCTGCCGCTGGAGAAGCAAGTGTAAGTTGAGATTCACAGTCTTAACCTTTGATGTTGGCTCTactagttttctttttcttttttttattctacttCCAAAAAATAGCAGTCTTTCTTGCACAACATACCCTTTTACTTTCATCATGCTTCTAAGTAATtaattgtcttttgtttttaagtgaagTTCCTCAaaatctttgggtttttttgttgtttgtttgtttttcaaaatggggggggggaaaggtcattcaaataaaccaaaacataaaacGGCCTTGAACTGGTTTAAGTTCAAGGCCGTTGGTCCAGACATGCATCgtcttgcatttaaaaaaaaaaaaaaaaaaaaaaaaaaagaaagaaagaaaaaaagaaaagaaaagttcgcaggtttagtttgttttgttaagTTTCTTTAgattacgtgtgtgtgtgtgtgtgtgtgagagagagagacagaaagtaaAAGCCAGTACTTGTTAGGCTACACAGTTTTCAGTTACTGTTGTTGTAAAGGGGAATTTTATGTACTGACAGCCATCCCAGACGAAATAAACTTCATAAAGGAAATGCCTACAACTTAACGACTTGAAAAATTCATCCcaacatttacttttttttttctttcttttttttttttttttaaattgaaacatgcaaaacttGGCTTAAGAACAAAGTCTGACCTGTGTGACTCACAGAATAAATCAGAAATGGAGGCTGGAGCTTTGCATTTCCTCTCGCATTTGCATCTGCAAAACACAACCAGCCGCACTCGGCttggcttattttctttttttatttgattataaaGAAATTGTGGCGATTACTGTCACATGTTTGGTGTTGTCTTGTCTTCTGCGTTTCACATCCTAAATGTGATGGGTTACcatcagcaacaacaaaaggaaaacaaatattttaagttCACGCTGATATAAAGCTGGCTGATATGCACTTATGACCATTGCTGTAAACAATGTATACAATTTTGCAACTGTTTCATGAAAAGATTAATGCAGTTATGACTTTATAAAATGTTTAGCTTTGTGTTATGCTGTCCTGCTGCTTGCCTGCAGGTGGTACCATGGAGCCCTGAGCCGGGCAGAAGCAGAAAGTCTGCTGACTCTGTGCAAAGAGAGCTCCTACCTGGTGAGAAATAGCCAGACGTGCCGAAACGActactctctctccctcaggtAAACATGAGTGTCCCTGAATGCTGCGGTGTGGAGTGcatcaaaaagaaggaaaaaaccctTCATGTTGTCTTACTTCAATATTACCGCAGTCTGTTAAAGGGTAATTATTCCCTTGTGTACTTGGCTTTAGGCCCTTCCGAAATTTATGTGATCTGGTCCCCCACGCACCCACCCATTTGGGTATTGTTGCACATCATTTTTCTAGTTTCTCTGTTCTCACTTGGTTacaacaaccttttttttttctggctttttttctctcagcaagtgtcttttttttttttttttttttttttagtctcttTAATAACCAACATGGAAACAGCTGCTTGGAAAAGATCATAGGCATGCTGGGAATTGCTCCCAATCTCACATCTGTATTATTTTGAAGCAGTGAGCTGAAAGAGCACAGGAATTTGTTTGCACTCtggtgcaatttttttttttttttttaccaaaatatTTGTGGATTCTCTGAGCATATTATGTGCTTAAACCACTGATCAAATCAGCAAATtagcaaaagggaaaaaagaaagtgaaatgtAG contains these protein-coding regions:
- the LOC113012501 gene encoding SH2 domain-containing adapter protein F-like yields the protein MAKWLKDYLNFGSRRDPPQPPRPDYSESEILRAYRAQKELDFEDPYQHTDKEHQNGGFGSCNATVSLPSFPAFGSALPNGVEVKLVSPKHRLIKVDSQEFGRCKVPLSPVTVQEEPVVPSAPAASEADADYSDPFDAHPHPRARTNWEPKSAPADCCSYMEPFEAQRIISELQHNMMANRSGSGDGSQLYDNPYEERTRYHHRAGPPQKVEGGVIDSKESRLPQDDERPADEYDQPWEWKKDNISKALAVQFEGTERERSRGHTEQSRLTMTGATSEATTLRLVGDTPSLLGERVDPSLPLEKQVWYHGALSRAEAESLLTLCKESSYLVRNSQTCRNDYSLSLRSCKGFMHMKFTQSPDGRYVLGENSPPFSTIPEVITYYTTHKLPIRGAEHMSLLYPVPVQTL